The following is a genomic window from Amycolatopsis sp. BJA-103.
CGCTCGGCGGCGAGTTCGGACAGCAGGGTGAGCGTGGCCACCCCGATGAGGAAGCGGTCCGCGGTCTCCCCGCTGTGCCCGAGCGCGCCGCGCAACGCGGCCGCCTGGGGCGGGGGCAGGGTGCCGACCCGGTCCACCGCCGGCCAGAGCAGTTCGTGCAGCGCGGCGAACGCCAGCCCGGACTCCATCCGGGTGCCGCGGCAGCTCAGGACGGTGAACCCGGTCGCGGCGGCGGTCGCGTAGCCGAGCAGCGCCGTCTTCCCGATCCCGGGATCTCCCCAGAGCACCAGTGCCGTCCCCCGGCTCTGACGCGCGCCTTCCAGGGCCCGGTCGAGCTCGAGTTTCTCCTGGTGCCGTCCGTACAGAATCACTCGACGGAGCCTATACAGGCCAGGTCCACGCCATCCCCTGGATCCCGGGCGTCACCGCCGCGGCGAAGGCGACCGCCGGGGAGGACGCCGAGAGCGGCACGTCGGTGACGTCCCGCTCCGGGCCGGAGACGTGATCCAGCCGATAGGAATGACAACTCTCCGGCGTCGCCTCGGGGGCGAAGTGGACCTCCAGGAGGTATTCGGGCACGGAGTGGCGGAATCGCCGGTCGTGGCGATCATCGGGCACGCCGTCGGTGTACTCGAATTCGTATTCGAGGATCGCGGTCTCCCCGGGGGCGAGCATCCGGTTCGACACCAGTTCGCCGACGATGAGCGCCTGCTCCGGGAACACCTCGGTGCGGCCGGGCACGCAGTAGCGGGTCGCCACCAGTCTCGGCGGGCTTCCCGGCGCGCAACCACGCAGGACCACGAGTCTGGCCTGGGTGGGCTCGTCGGTGGCACGGACGACTTCTCGCACACGCAACCGGGTCAGTGTCCGGTCGGCCCCGATGTGCAGCGACTCGTGCAGGCTCAGCAGGACGAGGGACGGTTCGTCCGCCGCCTCGAACGAATGCAACACGGAAAGCACCGGCTCTCGCGGGTCCCACAGCCGGTCCCAGCCGACCACGCGGCGGATCGCGGGGCGGTCGCCCTCCGGCCGGTGGAGCAGATCGAGCAACGATCTCGTGGGGAGCCCGAGAAGGTCCTCAAGCAAGGCGACGGCGCGCAGCGACTCGGGGCGCTCGGGCCTGGTCCGCCCCGTGCGCCAATAGCTCAGCGTCGTCGTGCTGACCGACACACCCGCTCTGGCGAGCCGGTCCTTCACCCTGCCCAGCCCCAGGCCCCTATGGTCGATCGCCCGTGACAACGCCTTGCTGAAAGGCCCTGTCGCGAGCGAGCGCGCCAGTTCCTCCTCGGCCGAGGCCCCGGGAGTGACGACGAACAGCGACATCGGATTCTCTCCCCGAAAGGACGATCGCGTCGAAACCGGAGCCGCGGACGGCGGGTCGTCGCCGGTCGTGCCCTTGGTACGGCAAGCCGCGGCAGGGGTCGTGGCCCGCCGGACTTCAGCGGTGATCTTGGACGGCTTTCCGGGGTGAGCGCAATCCGCAGAAAGTAGTGTCCTGTTCCGTTGACGCGGATTCCCTTATACCGCTTCACATAATCCTCGAGTGCGAACCGCGTGGCGATGACCGATTCCGCGGCGATTTCGGACAATCGGGAGAAACCATTCCGGAGGTGCGAATCCCGGCCGCCCGCGGCCCCGCGCCGGAACCGTGAACGTTCCGGGATTTCGGCCGCGACGATCTCTCCCGGCGGAAAAGCCTGAGGCAGCCGGTGTTCCGCGTACCGGCTCTTCGCGGAACGATCCGCGACTTTCGTCTCCCTACCTAGGACGGTATTCCGTTTCTCCCGTTGTCGGACATCTTGGATCGACCGGCATCGAGCACCTCTGCCGGATTCCGCATCACCCTCGCTCATCCACGACCACCAGGCGGCTCGGCCGCCCGATTGTGAGCAACCATGCGAAAACTGGCTTCAGTCGCTCTCGGGATCCTGGCGGCGGCACTCGCGGTGTCCACGCCCGGAATCGCGAACGCCCAAACGGACTCGGGTGTGCAACCTTCGATCATCGGGGGTGGCACCGCCACGGAGACCTACAGCTTCATGGTCTCGCTCAACAACGGCTGCGGCGGCAGCCTCGTCGCGCCCCAGTGGATCGTGACGGCCACCCACTGCGGCAGCGCGTCGCAGGGCAGGATCGGTTCGACGAACAAGAACTCCGGCGGCGAGGTCGGCAGGATCGACCGCCGGGTCAACAAGGCGGGCACGGACCTCACCCTCATGCACCTGTCCACGGCCGTCCGCGCCACCCCGGTCGCGATGGCTTCGAGCAACCCGGCGCCGAACACCACCGCGCGGCTCCTCGGCTGGGGTTGCACCAGCTGGCCGAGCTGCAGCACGCCGACCACGCTGCGCCAGATCGACCTCCGGGTGCTGCCCAGCAGCTCCTGTTACGCCGGCGGTGGCGGCTCCGGTGACGTCTGCATCTCCGGCGATCGCACGCATTCCGCGTGCCACGGCGATTCCGGCGGACCGGCGGTCGTCGGCACCACCGGACGCTGGACCCTGGTCGGGGAGACGCACGGCCCCGGGGACAACGGCGGTGAATGCGCCACCAGCACCCTCTACACCGGCATCGCCCAGCACCTGAGCTGGATCAGGCAGCAGACCGGCGTCTGAGCCTCGAAACACGGAGAACCGGCACGCCTCGTCCGTCGAGGCGTGCCGGTTCTTTCGTCTATTTTGGACGGTTTCCGCGGCGCAATCCGCCGAAAGAACTGTTCTTTCCCGTTGACCGGTTCGGATCTTCTCGCGGATATCCCGGGGCACCCCACCTGAATACGTTCGAAGTGTCCCCCTCCCCCATTCCCCGAGGAGTCCCCATGCGTGAAACCACCGGCCGGGTCGCCCGCGCCGTCGCCCTTCTCGCCGGTACCTGCGCCGCTTTCGCGACCCTTGCCGCGGCGCCCGCGGCGGCGAGCGCCCCGACCGCCCCGGTCTCGCCGGGTGCCGAGCCCTCGATCATCGGCGGCAGCACGGCCCAGAACCCCGGCTACATCGCCCGGTTCAACGGCCACGCCAACGGTTACACCTTCTTCTGCACCAGCACGCTGATCAGCTCGCGCTGGGTGCTCACCGCCAAGCACTGCCTGTACGACAACAACGGGCAGCGCCTGAAGGACATCGACCTCTACATCGGTTCCAACAGCGCTTCCGGCGGCGTGCACGCCAAGGCTTCGGCGACCTACCTGTACTCGGGCGGCGACCTCGCCCTGATCAAGCTGAACGCCGACGGTGGAAGCACTTTCGCCCGCCTCGCGAGCAGCACTTCCGACGCTCAGGAAGGAGATTCCGCCCGCGTGTACGGCTGGGGCGCGACGCAGGCCGACCACGAAGGCGACCACCAGTCGAAGGTGCTCAAGCAGGCGTCGGTCCGGATCTCCGACACGAACGCCCAGGACACCTACGGCGGCCCGGCGATCGCGGCCGACACCCCGAACGGCGCGGTCGCGGGCGGGGACTCCGGCGGCCCGATGATCGACGACGGTGTCCAGGTCGGCGTGTGCTCGACCAGCGACCGGTCCAGCACCACCAGCTACGGCAGCGTCGCCGCGGGCCGTGACTGGATCCGTCAGACCAGCGGGGTCTGACCGATGAGAGCGGGCCGCCTGCCGATCCACGCCGGCGGGCGGCCCGCTTTCTCGGTTGCTAGCGCCGGGCGAGGACGCGCTTCGCCAGCCACCCGGCGTAGACGGCCAGCCCCGCGACCCCGGCCTTCCGGGTGGGCCGGGCCGCGATGGCCAGCCCGATGGCGAGTTCGGTGGCGCCGTTGCGGTAGGTCCAGTTGCGGACGTCGTCGGCGAAGGCCATCTTCGTCACGGGCTCGAAGGCGGCGGGGGCGGCGAAGTGGGCGAGACCGGTCGCGGCGATGCCGAGGCCGAGGACCTTGCCGGTGCGTGCGGACATGAAGTCACCTTTCGTGTTCTGTGTCAGTCGAGGACGCCGGCCCGGCGCCACAACCGGCGGCTCGGGCCGCCGATGAGGCCGATCTCGGTGAAGTACTCGACGGCCTTGGCCGCCCAGGTCGCCTTGGTCCGGCGCCAGTGCGGGTTCGCGTCGGCGACCTGGCGGGCCTCACGGGGGTCGAGCCCCACGGAGGTGTACGCCTTGGGGTGCAACAACTCCGACGTCGCGACGTAGGCCATCGCGGCGATCGCCCAGCGGATCAGCTCACGGCCGACGCGCCCGTGACGGGCCCAGGCCCGGCCGAGTTCGTCCTTGGCGAAGCTGATGTGGCGTGCTTCTTCGATGACGTGGATACGGGAGATCATCCGGATCATCGGCTGCAGGCTGGAGTCACGCATCATCTCGCGTTGCATGCCGTCGGCGAGTTCTTCGACGTAGATGGCTCCGGCGAACAGCAACGCGGGCCCGCAGACGGCGCCGAACACCTTGCCCGCCCGGTGCGCCGACCGGCTCGGACGCCGGACGACACCGCCGGTCTTCGCGATCGAGCGGGCGAACATGGTGCTGTGACGGCATTCGTCGGCGATCTCGGTGAGCGCGTACTGGGCGTTGTGCGTCGTCGGGTCGCTGTTGTACACGTGGCGCACCAGGCCCTGCATCAGGATCAGCTCGAACCAGATGCCCGACGCCGCCGCGGCCGCGGCCTCCTGGCGGCTCAGTTCGCCGCGCTGGCCTTCGTCGAGGCGTTCCCACAAAGCCGTGCCGTACAAGGAACAGCGTTCCGGCGCCTTGCCGTAGGCGCCTTCGACCAGCGGTGCCAGCCAGTCGACGTCGACGTCCGGGTCGTAGGAAAGCCGCGCGGAGGACCGCTGCAGGCGCTCGGCGACACGTTCGCTTTCGGTGTTCGCGGTCATGACGACCTCCTCGAATCCTTGCTCTCCGGCAGCGGTCCGCCGCCGTCCGGGATGACCTGTCCGGAATCGCGATAGGCCACCGCCTCGTGGAAACCGTCGCGTTCGGCGAACTCGCGGAACCATCGGCCTTCCGGGCTGTGCCGGGTGATGCCGTCGAAAAGGGTCGCGAGGGTCTGGGTGCCGGAAAGGCCCATGTTGTCGTAAGCCTGGTTGATCATCAGTTTCTGCATCACCAGCTGGTTCGTCGGCACCCCGGCCATGCGGTCGGCCAGTTCCTCGACGGCGGCTTCGAGCCGCTCGGGTTCCACCGCTTCGAGCGCGAGTCCCCATTCCGCCGCGGTGGTGCCGTCGATGGTGTCGCCGGTGAGCAGCATCCGCTTCGCGCGCTGGGCGCCGGCGCGGTAGACCCACATCGCGGTCGTCGGGCAGCCCCACACCCGCGCGGGCGGATAGCCGATGCGCGCGTCGGTCGCCATGATCAGCACGTCGCACGAGAGCGCGATGTCGCTGCCGCCCGCGACAGCGTGCCCTTGGACCTGGCAGAGGGTGGGTTTCAGGGATCGCCACAGGCTGAAGAAGTCGTCGGTGTTGCGCTTCATCACGCGGTAGTCCTTGACCGGATCCCAGACCGGTCCCTGGTTCCAGCGGCCCTCGGTGTCTTCCTCCGCGAACTGCTTGAGGTCGTATCCGGCGCAGAACGACCGGCCCTCGCCGCGCACCACGATCACGCGGACCGCGTCGTCCTCGTTCGCCCGCTCGACGGCCTGCCGGATCTCGCCGGGCATGACGTCGTTGATCGCGTTGAGCCGCTCGGGGCGGTTCAACGTCAGGTAGGCCTTCCGGTCTTCGACCCGGTAGGTGAGCGTCTCAAACGCCATCGGAACCTCCCAGCGCGCGGAGGGTGAAGGTGACCAGATGCGGGATCGTGTCCGGGCCGCCGTCCCCGGCCAGGGGTCCGACCAGCATTTCCGCACCTGCGCCGACCAGCGCCGCGGCGGTCGCTTCCGCGTCCTGAGACGGGAGCAGTCCCCTCGTCACCCCGTCGGCGATGTTCCTGGCGATGACCTCGCGGAACGCGCGGCGGAACACCAGCCGCTCGGCCTCCACCACGGCGTCGACCGGCTCGGCCAGCAACGCGTACGCGAGCCGCGGCGCCTTCAGCGCCCGGCCCGCGAAGGTCTCGATCACCGCGACCACCCGTTCCCGGACGTCACCGTGGGACGCGGCGGCCTCGACGGCGGCGACCTCGCGGGAGACCACCTCACGGAAGACCTCGACGACCAGGTCGGCCTTCGACGGGAACTGGCGGTACACGCTTCCGGTGCCCACGCCCGCTTGCGCCGCGACCGCGGCCATGGAGCAGCCCGCGTAGCCGGTCTCGGCCAGCAGCGCGATGGCCGCGGCCAGGATCTCGCCTCGCTGGGAGTCCAGCCTGGCCTGCGTCTTCTCGGTACGTCGGTACGGCACGAAAGGAGTGAAGCACGGATTCCGCACTTCAGCAACGGGCCCATGGGGCGCCGCAAGTCGACGTCCGGCCCTAAATCGCGTGACCGGCCGGAAACACGCTGCTAACGTCCGGCCCGACCAGGTGTTCCCCGGAAAAAGGAGAACGGCGTGCGGTGCGCTGTCGAGTCCCCGAGTCGTACGGACCTTTCGACAGCCCTGGAGCCGTTCATCCATGGAGTACCTGAACATCGGCATTCTCGCCCACGTCGACGCCGGTAAAACGAGCCTGACGGAGCGCCTGCTCCATCACACCGGTGCCATCGGCACCCTCGGCCGCGTCGACGCCGGGGACACACGCACCGACACGATGGAGCTGGAACGCCGTCGCGGCATCACCATCCGCTCGGCCGTCGTCTCGTTCCGCATCGGCGACCTGCGCGTCAACCTGATCGACACCCCGGGCCACCCGGACTTCATCGCCGAGGTCGAGCGCGCGCTGCGGGTGCTCGACGGCGTCGTCCTCGTCGTTTCCGCCGTCGAAGGAGTGCAGGCGCAGACCAGGGTGCTGATGCGCGCGCTCGCCCGGCTGCGGATCCCCGTGGTGATCTTCGCCAACAAGGTCGACAGGGCGGGCGCTCGCTACGAGGACCTCCTCGACGACCTCACCGAACGCCTCGGTGTCGCGTGTGTGGCGATGTCGGAGGTCGACGACCTCGGCACAACGGCCGCGAGCGTCCGGCCACGGCCGGTCTCACCGGCGCCCGGGCTGGCCGAACAGCTGGCCGAGCACAGCGACGC
Proteins encoded in this region:
- a CDS encoding TetR/AcrR family transcriptional regulator — translated: MPYRRTEKTQARLDSQRGEILAAAIALLAETGYAGCSMAAVAAQAGVGTGSVYRQFPSKADLVVEVFREVVSREVAAVEAAASHGDVRERVVAVIETFAGRALKAPRLAYALLAEPVDAVVEAERLVFRRAFREVIARNIADGVTRGLLPSQDAEATAAALVGAGAEMLVGPLAGDGGPDTIPHLVTFTLRALGGSDGV
- a CDS encoding S1 family peptidase, with product MRKLASVALGILAAALAVSTPGIANAQTDSGVQPSIIGGGTATETYSFMVSLNNGCGGSLVAPQWIVTATHCGSASQGRIGSTNKNSGGEVGRIDRRVNKAGTDLTLMHLSTAVRATPVAMASSNPAPNTTARLLGWGCTSWPSCSTPTTLRQIDLRVLPSSSCYAGGGGSGDVCISGDRTHSACHGDSGGPAVVGTTGRWTLVGETHGPGDNGGECATSTLYTGIAQHLSWIRQQTGV
- a CDS encoding crotonase/enoyl-CoA hydratase family protein, producing the protein MAFETLTYRVEDRKAYLTLNRPERLNAINDVMPGEIRQAVERANEDDAVRVIVVRGEGRSFCAGYDLKQFAEEDTEGRWNQGPVWDPVKDYRVMKRNTDDFFSLWRSLKPTLCQVQGHAVAGGSDIALSCDVLIMATDARIGYPPARVWGCPTTAMWVYRAGAQRAKRMLLTGDTIDGTTAAEWGLALEAVEPERLEAAVEELADRMAGVPTNQLVMQKLMINQAYDNMGLSGTQTLATLFDGITRHSPEGRWFREFAERDGFHEAVAYRDSGQVIPDGGGPLPESKDSRRSS
- a CDS encoding AurF N-oxygenase family protein; its protein translation is MTANTESERVAERLQRSSARLSYDPDVDVDWLAPLVEGAYGKAPERCSLYGTALWERLDEGQRGELSRQEAAAAAASGIWFELILMQGLVRHVYNSDPTTHNAQYALTEIADECRHSTMFARSIAKTGGVVRRPSRSAHRAGKVFGAVCGPALLFAGAIYVEELADGMQREMMRDSSLQPMIRMISRIHVIEEARHISFAKDELGRAWARHGRVGRELIRWAIAAMAYVATSELLHPKAYTSVGLDPREARQVADANPHWRRTKATWAAKAVEYFTEIGLIGGPSRRLWRRAGVLD
- a CDS encoding S1 family peptidase, translating into MRETTGRVARAVALLAGTCAAFATLAAAPAAASAPTAPVSPGAEPSIIGGSTAQNPGYIARFNGHANGYTFFCTSTLISSRWVLTAKHCLYDNNGQRLKDIDLYIGSNSASGGVHAKASATYLYSGGDLALIKLNADGGSTFARLASSTSDAQEGDSARVYGWGATQADHEGDHQSKVLKQASVRISDTNAQDTYGGPAIAADTPNGAVAGGDSGGPMIDDGVQVGVCSTSDRSSTTSYGSVAAGRDWIRQTSGV